A region of Nostoc sp. 'Peltigera membranacea cyanobiont' N6 DNA encodes the following proteins:
- the accC gene encoding acetyl-CoA carboxylase biotin carboxylase subunit, producing the protein MKFDKILIANRGEIALRILRACEEMGIATVAVHSTVDRNALHVQLADEAVCIGEPASSKSYLNIPNIIAAALTRNATAIHPGYGFLAENARFAEICADHHIAFIGPTPESIKLMGDKSTAKETMQKAGVPTVPGTEGLVESEEEGLRFAKDIGYPVMIKATAGGGGRGMRLVRSEDEFVKLFLAAQGEAGAAFGNSGVYIEKFIERPRHIEFQILADNYGNVIHLGERDCSIQRRNQKLLEEAPSPALDQDLREKMGQAAVKAAQFISYSGAGTIEFLLDRSGKFYFMEMNTRIQVEHPVTEMITGIDLVAEQIRIAQGERLKLTQEQVVLRGHSIECRINAEDPDHDFRPSPGRISGYLPPGGPGVRIDSHVYTDYQIPPYYDSLIGKLIVWAPDRPTAINRMKRALRECAITGLPTTIGFHQKIMETPQFLQGNVYTNFVQEMNG; encoded by the coding sequence ATGAAGTTTGACAAAATATTAATTGCCAATCGGGGAGAAATCGCCCTTCGCATTCTCCGCGCCTGTGAAGAAATGGGAATTGCCACAGTCGCGGTTCACTCCACCGTTGACCGGAATGCTCTCCACGTTCAACTTGCTGATGAAGCGGTTTGTATTGGCGAACCAGCTAGCAGTAAAAGTTATTTGAATATTCCCAATATTATTGCCGCAGCCCTGACGCGCAATGCCACTGCAATTCATCCTGGCTATGGTTTTTTGGCAGAAAATGCCCGGTTTGCAGAAATCTGTGCCGACCATCATATTGCTTTTATCGGCCCAACTCCAGAATCTATCAAGCTGATGGGCGATAAATCCACTGCCAAAGAAACCATGCAAAAAGCTGGAGTCCCGACAGTGCCAGGTACTGAGGGGTTAGTAGAATCTGAGGAAGAAGGATTAAGATTCGCCAAGGATATCGGCTATCCAGTGATGATCAAAGCCACAGCCGGCGGTGGTGGGCGGGGTATGCGCCTAGTTCGTTCTGAAGATGAATTTGTCAAACTTTTCCTAGCAGCCCAAGGGGAAGCAGGAGCAGCTTTTGGAAATTCTGGCGTTTACATCGAAAAATTTATTGAACGTCCCCGCCACATCGAATTTCAAATTTTGGCGGATAACTACGGTAATGTCATCCACTTAGGCGAACGCGATTGCTCAATTCAGCGCCGGAATCAAAAACTACTAGAAGAAGCCCCCAGTCCGGCTCTCGACCAAGACCTGCGTGAGAAAATGGGACAAGCTGCTGTCAAAGCTGCCCAATTCATTAGTTACAGTGGGGCGGGCACTATCGAGTTTCTCTTGGATAGATCGGGTAAATTCTACTTTATGGAAATGAACACCCGGATTCAAGTGGAACATCCTGTAACAGAGATGATTACTGGGATAGATTTGGTTGCCGAACAAATTCGGATTGCTCAAGGGGAAAGACTCAAGCTTACCCAAGAGCAAGTAGTTTTGCGGGGTCATTCGATCGAGTGCCGGATCAACGCTGAAGACCCAGATCATGACTTTCGCCCCTCTCCAGGACGGATTAGTGGCTATCTGCCGCCCGGAGGCCCTGGTGTTCGGATTGATTCTCACGTTTACACAGATTACCAAATCCCGCCTTATTACGATTCTTTGATCGGCAAGTTAATTGTTTGGGCCCCAGACAGACCCACTGCTATCAACCGCATGAAACGCGCACTCCGCGAATGTGCCATTACTGGACTACCTACCACTATCGGGTTCCATCAAAAAATTATGGAAACTCCACAATTTTTGCAGGGTAATGTCTATACAAATTTTGTCCAGGAGATGAACGGATAG
- a CDS encoding Uma2 family endonuclease → MNTVVLNLEPIAHLSDEQFYQLCVANRDLSLEMNAAGELIIMPPVGGESGNQEAGLIADLEIWNRQAKLGKVFSSSTIFILANGAKRSPDAAWVKLERWEALTPEQRKKFPPLVPDFVIELRSETDRLAPIQEKMEEYIKNGLRLGWLINPQERQVEIYRLLKAVEVVQMPAIVSGEDILPGFELQLL, encoded by the coding sequence ATGAATACTGTTGTGCTAAATCTAGAACCGATTGCTCATTTAAGCGATGAGCAATTTTATCAATTGTGTGTTGCCAATCGCGATCTCAGTCTGGAAATGAATGCAGCCGGAGAATTAATAATTATGCCACCAGTCGGAGGAGAAAGTGGAAATCAAGAAGCTGGACTGATCGCTGATTTAGAAATTTGGAATCGTCAAGCTAAATTAGGGAAAGTTTTTAGTTCTTCAACTATCTTTATACTTGCCAATGGTGCAAAACGTTCTCCTGATGCTGCTTGGGTAAAATTGGAGCGGTGGGAAGCTTTAACACCAGAACAACGAAAAAAATTTCCGCCACTTGTACCCGACTTTGTGATTGAACTGCGTTCGGAGACAGACAGGCTTGCACCAATTCAAGAGAAAATGGAGGAATATATCAAAAATGGTCTGCGTTTGGGTTGGCTGATTAATCCTCAAGAGCGTCAAGTTGAAATTTACCGACTTTTGAAAGCTGTAGAAGTTGTACAAATGCCAGCAATTGTTTCTGGAGAGGATATATTACCTGGATTTGAGTTGCAATTATTATAG
- the frr gene encoding ribosome recycling factor yields the protein MILADAKSKMQSSVESTQRAFNTIRTGRANASLLDKVLVDYYGSPTPLKSLANISTPDASTILIQPYERNTLNIVEKAISLSDVGLTPSNDGSVIRLNIPPLTSDRRKEFVKMATKYAEEGRVAIRNIRRDAIDSIRKQEKASEISKDESKDQQDDLQKLTNEYTAKIDSLLAEKEKDITTV from the coding sequence GTGATATTAGCTGACGCGAAAAGCAAAATGCAAAGTTCTGTTGAGTCAACTCAACGAGCTTTTAACACGATTCGCACTGGTCGTGCCAATGCGAGTCTATTAGATAAAGTATTAGTGGACTATTACGGTTCGCCTACGCCCTTAAAATCACTGGCAAACATTAGCACGCCAGATGCCTCGACAATTCTGATTCAGCCCTACGAGCGCAACACCCTAAACATCGTTGAGAAGGCGATTTCTCTCTCCGATGTGGGTTTAACACCCAGCAACGATGGTTCTGTAATTCGGCTGAATATTCCGCCTTTGACAAGCGATCGCCGGAAAGAATTTGTCAAAATGGCTACAAAGTATGCTGAAGAGGGTCGTGTTGCTATTCGCAACATCCGCCGCGATGCCATAGACTCGATTCGCAAGCAGGAGAAAGCTTCTGAAATCTCCAAAGATGAATCAAAAGACCAGCAAGACGACTTGCAAAAACTGACAAATGAGTATACTGCCAAAATAGACTCACTCTTGGCAGAAAAAGAAAAAGACATTACGACTGTTTAA
- a CDS encoding YggT family protein, which produces MTGVDLTAWILGPVLGVMTFLFIFRIILTWYPQVNLNRLPFNLIAWPTEPFLVPLRKLVQPIGGVDITPIIWVGIFSLLREILLGQQGLLTMASRMN; this is translated from the coding sequence ATGACTGGTGTTGACCTGACTGCTTGGATTCTTGGCCCTGTGTTAGGGGTGATGACATTTCTATTTATATTTCGGATCATTCTCACTTGGTATCCGCAAGTGAATCTGAATCGTTTGCCCTTCAATTTAATAGCTTGGCCTACCGAACCATTTTTAGTGCCATTGCGAAAACTTGTACAACCTATAGGCGGAGTGGATATTACACCTATTATTTGGGTTGGTATCTTTAGCCTGCTGCGAGAAATATTACTAGGTCAACAAGGATTGTTGACTATGGCATCTCGTATGAATTAG
- a CDS encoding TolB family protein has translation MKRVLFIPVFFCLSLLTGCFGYPRLLSYPFDPGGRSLNSLASELNPQISGRYIVFITDRRGSQDVYMFDTVTRDLVDLPGLNSFDAIANHPSVSQDGRYIVFAASRQGRSAIFLYDRETRQSRNLTNNLQAEVRNPTISADGSRIAFESSNNGQWDILVYDRNGQPLNIPQEPR, from the coding sequence ATGAAACGTGTTTTATTTATACCTGTATTTTTCTGCTTAAGTTTATTAACTGGGTGTTTTGGCTACCCTCGCCTTTTGAGTTATCCCTTTGATCCGGGGGGTCGGAGTCTCAATAGTTTAGCGTCAGAATTAAACCCCCAAATTTCTGGGAGATATATTGTTTTTATTACCGACCGACGCGGTAGCCAAGATGTTTATATGTTTGATACGGTGACTCGCGATTTGGTTGATTTGCCAGGTTTAAATTCCTTTGATGCGATCGCAAATCATCCTAGTGTTTCCCAAGATGGTCGTTATATTGTATTTGCGGCTAGCCGCCAGGGGCGATCGGCTATTTTTCTTTATGACCGAGAAACACGCCAATCACGAAATTTGACTAATAACCTCCAAGCTGAAGTCCGCAACCCTACAATTAGCGCTGATGGTAGTAGGATTGCTTTTGAGTCCAGTAACAACGGGCAATGGGATATTTTAGTATATGACCGGAATGGACAGCCGTTGAATATACCTCAAGAACCGCGTTGA
- a CDS encoding Ycf66 family protein, with product MINFGLNSASFLAQVNFGANSASILGIFLAVAGAALYFLRTVRPELSRDQDIFFAAVGLLCGFILVFQGWRLDPILQFGQLLLVGTTVFFAVESIRLRSIATQQAKRNTPIVDEDRPVSDRYSYNDRKKYQAEMDADLDPLPYEDEEERPVRARIQGSRDKISTRDDYYEEQPPRRSERRNSSSSERSSSERQAPADRTRRRTSGRPVNRPSESPEDENWGSSSRQVDDWESSGGEVRKPSRRNNNGSQRPESREDDVAPRPRRRRSPTDSTSRRPREDDDAIPTDYVPYNPIEKPNQGPDNSTDFDDDV from the coding sequence ATGATAAATTTTGGGCTGAACTCAGCCAGTTTTCTGGCTCAGGTAAATTTTGGGGCAAATTCAGCCAGTATTCTAGGAATTTTCCTGGCTGTGGCTGGGGCAGCACTGTATTTTCTCCGCACTGTGCGTCCAGAATTGTCACGAGATCAAGATATCTTTTTTGCGGCAGTCGGTTTGCTCTGCGGCTTTATTCTTGTGTTTCAAGGATGGCGGCTAGACCCGATTCTCCAATTTGGTCAACTGCTTTTAGTTGGCACAACTGTATTTTTTGCAGTTGAAAGTATTCGCCTGCGGAGTATAGCTACCCAGCAAGCAAAGCGTAACACTCCGATTGTGGATGAAGACCGACCAGTTAGCGATCGCTATTCCTACAACGATCGCAAAAAGTATCAAGCTGAAATGGATGCAGATTTAGATCCATTGCCTTATGAAGACGAAGAGGAACGCCCCGTGCGTGCCCGGATTCAGGGTAGCAGGGATAAGATTTCCACTCGTGATGACTACTACGAGGAGCAACCCCCCCGTCGTTCAGAACGCCGCAATAGCAGCAGTAGCGAAAGAAGCAGTAGCGAAAGACAGGCTCCAGCAGATAGAACGCGGCGGCGGACTTCTGGCCGTCCTGTGAATCGCCCTTCTGAAAGCCCTGAAGATGAAAATTGGGGTTCTTCATCTAGGCAAGTTGATGATTGGGAAAGTTCGGGAGGGGAAGTCAGAAAACCTTCTCGCCGTAATAATAACGGTTCTCAACGTCCAGAAAGCCGGGAAGATGATGTTGCTCCTAGACCAAGAAGGCGGCGTTCACCCACTGACTCAACTTCTCGAAGACCGCGTGAAGATGATGACGCAATCCCAACTGATTATGTACCATACAACCCCATTGAAAAGCCAAATCAGGGGCCAGATAATTCGACCGATTTTGATGACGATGTTTAA
- a CDS encoding AbrB family transcriptional regulator: MTETATAPLTGKTLLAKVKELSTLPRRERAKQCGYYTVTKNNQVRVNLTDFYDALLSARGIPLSPEAPKDGRGREPTYRVSVHQNGQIVIGATYTKAMGLKSGDEFEIRLGYKHIHLIQLGESDKKLTSADIDSEESDEDLEDEE, encoded by the coding sequence ATGACTGAAACTGCAACCGCGCCATTAACCGGAAAAACACTACTTGCGAAAGTAAAAGAACTTTCCACTTTACCACGCCGAGAAAGAGCCAAACAGTGCGGCTATTACACTGTTACTAAGAATAATCAGGTTCGTGTCAATCTCACAGATTTTTATGACGCTTTGCTATCGGCTAGAGGAATTCCTCTCAGTCCAGAAGCACCTAAAGATGGTCGTGGTCGCGAACCGACATACCGAGTTAGTGTCCATCAAAATGGTCAGATTGTGATTGGTGCTACATATACCAAAGCAATGGGCTTAAAGTCAGGAGATGAGTTTGAAATTAGGCTTGGATACAAGCATATTCACTTGATTCAACTTGGTGAAAGTGATAAAAAACTCACCTCAGCAGATATAGACTCTGAGGAATCTGACGAAGATTTGGAAGACGAAGAGTAA
- a CDS encoding chorismate lyase, whose amino-acid sequence MSITFTSINNLKQPAAWHRLTPIWQGGEEVIQKSLPHTQLAPAWQLMLLGDGSPTRHLELLTGESVEVDVIDMSLIGMDLDAAPDLIQALQGPRLRRQVWLRTASGQRLAYATSWWEASHVDEYLQNRSLPIWASLARLRTELYRDVRGIYYGDSSALESGFGVTGPFWGRHYLFWHHGQPLTLIYEVFSPYLTKYLGAMQLNSQNQ is encoded by the coding sequence TTGAGTATTACTTTTACGTCGATAAATAACTTAAAACAGCCAGCAGCTTGGCATCGCCTCACTCCGATTTGGCAAGGAGGGGAGGAAGTAATTCAAAAAAGTTTACCTCACACTCAGCTAGCACCTGCTTGGCAGCTCATGCTTTTGGGTGATGGCTCTCCTACACGTCACTTAGAATTGCTTACAGGCGAGTCTGTAGAAGTAGATGTGATTGATATGTCATTGATTGGCATGGACTTGGATGCTGCACCTGATTTAATTCAAGCTCTTCAAGGGCCGCGACTACGGCGACAAGTGTGGCTGCGGACTGCTTCTGGTCAACGATTAGCCTATGCTACCTCATGGTGGGAAGCTAGTCATGTAGATGAGTATTTGCAAAATCGTTCATTACCAATTTGGGCAAGTTTAGCTCGTCTCCGCACAGAGTTGTATCGGGATGTTCGCGGGATTTACTATGGTGACTCATCGGCGCTAGAGTCTGGTTTTGGAGTAACTGGGCCTTTTTGGGGTCGCCATTATTTGTTTTGGCATCATGGACAGCCACTAACCCTAATTTATGAAGTCTTTTCGCCTTATTTAACTAAATATTTGGGGGCTATGCAATTAAATTCTCAAAATCAGTAA
- the psbX gene encoding photosystem II reaction center X protein, protein MTPSLANFLWSLAWGTAIVVIPVTVGLIFISQKDKIQRS, encoded by the coding sequence ATGACGCCTTCTTTAGCAAATTTTCTTTGGAGTTTGGCTTGGGGTACTGCAATTGTTGTAATACCCGTTACAGTTGGTCTAATTTTCATTAGCCAAAAAGATAAAATTCAGCGTTCATAA
- a CDS encoding geranylgeranyl reductase family protein has product MYDCIIVGAGPAGGTAAYHLAKQGRSVLVLEKEPLPRYKPCGGGVSPAIAQWFDFDFSPAISVKADSLRFTWKLGDPVEAKIATEEPVWMVRRDIFDHFIVQQAQKLGAELRDNTEVTSIEFKGDYWQVNTANEPITGRYLIAADGAKGPMAKWLGFKERKRRLAAALEAEVLATVKDKSTIHFEFGLVKNGYIWNFPKADGYSIGVGTFIGGEPQDFKKILDEYARSFNVDIKTSKQYGYPLCLWNGKQKLHTQNAVLAGEAACVVDPMTAEGIRPSIFSGLIAAGAINEALSGDTNALEKYSEAINEEWGTEMAWAQKLAGAFYRFPSIGYKAGVKRPSGAKIMGKILCGELRYGDVAGRALKRLIPGFGG; this is encoded by the coding sequence ATGTACGACTGCATCATCGTCGGCGCTGGGCCAGCTGGTGGAACGGCTGCATATCATTTAGCCAAGCAGGGGCGTTCAGTATTAGTGTTAGAAAAGGAACCCCTGCCAAGATATAAACCTTGCGGCGGTGGTGTATCTCCAGCGATCGCTCAATGGTTTGACTTTGATTTTAGCCCAGCCATTTCTGTAAAAGCTGACTCCCTTCGCTTTACCTGGAAATTGGGCGACCCTGTGGAAGCAAAAATTGCCACAGAAGAACCAGTCTGGATGGTGCGACGAGATATTTTTGACCATTTTATAGTGCAGCAAGCACAGAAGCTAGGGGCTGAACTACGAGATAATACTGAAGTAACGAGTATTGAATTTAAAGGCGACTATTGGCAAGTTAACACAGCCAATGAGCCAATTACAGGTCGCTACTTAATCGCAGCTGATGGTGCTAAAGGGCCAATGGCAAAATGGCTCGGCTTCAAAGAACGTAAACGCCGTTTAGCAGCAGCTTTAGAAGCAGAAGTTCTGGCAACGGTGAAGGACAAATCCACGATTCACTTCGAGTTTGGCTTAGTGAAAAATGGCTACATTTGGAACTTCCCAAAAGCTGATGGTTATTCCATTGGTGTCGGTACGTTTATCGGTGGCGAACCCCAAGATTTTAAGAAGATTTTAGATGAGTATGCGCGATCGTTTAATGTAGATATCAAAACTAGCAAGCAGTATGGTTATCCCCTTTGTTTGTGGAATGGCAAGCAAAAGCTGCATACCCAAAATGCAGTTTTGGCTGGGGAAGCTGCTTGTGTAGTCGATCCCATGACAGCAGAAGGTATTCGTCCCTCAATTTTTAGCGGTTTAATTGCAGCAGGAGCCATTAATGAGGCTCTTTCTGGTGACACCAACGCTTTAGAAAAATACAGTGAAGCCATTAATGAAGAATGGGGTACTGAGATGGCTTGGGCGCAAAAATTAGCTGGAGCATTCTATCGCTTTCCAAGCATTGGCTACAAAGCTGGCGTTAAGCGCCCTTCCGGTGCCAAAATCATGGGTAAAATCCTCTGTGGAGAACTACGCTATGGCGACGTTGCCGGTCGCGCCCTCAAGCGGTTAATTCCTGGTTTTGGGGGTTAA
- a CDS encoding Uma2 family endonuclease, translating into MNTVVLNLEPIAHLTDEQFYQLCIANRDLSLEMNAGGELIIMPPVGGESGNQEADLITDLNNWNRQAKLGKVFSSSTIFILPNGAKRSPDAAWIKLERWEALTPEQRKKFPPLVPDFLIELRSETDRLAPIQEKMQEYIKNGLRLGWLINPQDRQVEIYRLLKAVEVVQMPAIISGEDILPGFELQV; encoded by the coding sequence ATGAATACTGTTGTTTTAAATCTAGAACCGATTGCTCATTTAACCGATGAGCAATTTTATCAATTGTGTATTGCCAATCGTGATTTAAGCCTGGAAATGAATGCAGGCGGGGAATTAATAATTATGCCACCAGTAGGAGGAGAAAGCGGAAATCAAGAAGCAGATTTAATTACAGACTTAAATAATTGGAATCGTCAAGCTAAATTAGGGAAAGTTTTTAGTTCTTCAACTATCTTTATACTTCCCAACGGTGCAAAACGTTCACCTGATGCTGCTTGGATAAAATTGGAGCGGTGGGAAGCTTTAACACCAGAACAACGAAAAAAATTTCCGCCACTTGTACCCGACTTTTTGATTGAACTGCGATCGGAGACAGACAGGCTTGCACCAATTCAAGAGAAAATGCAGGAATACATTAAAAATGGTCTGCGTTTAGGTTGGCTGATTAATCCTCAAGATCGTCAAGTTGAAATTTACCGACTTTTGAAAGCTGTAGAAGTTGTGCAAATGCCAGCAATTATTTCTGGAGAAGATATATTACCTGGATTTGAGTTGCAAGTATAA
- a CDS encoding CPBP family intramembrane glutamic endopeptidase, translating to MQNAPALIIVMVFFIFWIVCWLPVAAISAILLNWQPPKPLQPEQKMPLLVSLYLLAPPILWGVSWFTNKSFFDYGLIGNLSTFGSLALGFCLGVVSLAIVFSGQFGLGWCSFEKTNFKLLLPILLPIFLIALLVGGIEELVFRGFLFTELAQDYPVWVAAAISSLIFALLHLVWEQRETAPQLPGLWLMGMVLVLARFASNNNLGLAWGLHAGWIWAIATLDTAELITYTGIVSDWFTGKNKKPLAGLAGIICVLGTGTSIWLFSRYF from the coding sequence ATGCAAAATGCACCAGCACTAATTATAGTGATGGTATTTTTTATTTTCTGGATAGTTTGCTGGTTGCCAGTAGCCGCAATATCAGCAATATTGCTCAATTGGCAACCCCCTAAACCTTTGCAGCCAGAGCAAAAAATGCCGTTATTGGTGTCACTTTACCTATTAGCTCCCCCAATTCTGTGGGGAGTTAGTTGGTTTACCAATAAATCTTTTTTTGATTACGGCTTGATTGGGAATCTTTCAACTTTTGGTTCTTTAGCGCTAGGTTTCTGTTTGGGAGTGGTTAGCCTAGCTATTGTATTTAGTGGGCAATTTGGGTTAGGTTGGTGTTCTTTTGAAAAAACGAATTTCAAGTTACTACTACCTATCTTGCTACCGATTTTCTTGATAGCGTTATTAGTCGGTGGGATAGAAGAGTTAGTTTTTCGGGGTTTTCTATTCACTGAATTAGCGCAGGATTATCCCGTTTGGGTCGCTGCAGCAATTTCTAGCTTGATTTTTGCCTTACTACATCTAGTTTGGGAGCAACGTGAAACCGCACCCCAACTCCCTGGATTGTGGCTGATGGGAATGGTGCTGGTGTTGGCACGTTTTGCCTCTAACAACAACTTGGGTTTAGCTTGGGGACTACACGCGGGATGGATATGGGCGATCGCAACCCTAGATACAGCAGAATTAATTACTTACACTGGTATTGTCTCTGACTGGTTCACAGGTAAGAATAAAAAACCCCTAGCTGGTTTGGCGGGAATTATTTGTGTACTGGGAACCGGAACAAGTATCTGGCTTTTCTCTAGGTATTTTTAA
- a CDS encoding TolB family protein: MEKFTPTFWLQRPIHWSLVFGLTGLLASCSYNDIPIGPTSLNSRYTEEQPALSGNGRFLAFVSNRNGNQQLLVFDLERQQFIGTPGINRAETIAESPSLSYTGRYIAYLTSDQGRAVVALYDRATQQSQIVTPTYRGWIRKPNISPDGRYVVFESASRGQWDIEVLDRGPNIELDIPNGATVGSPP; encoded by the coding sequence GTGGAAAAATTTACGCCTACATTTTGGCTCCAAAGACCAATTCATTGGAGCCTGGTTTTTGGTTTAACAGGTTTGCTTGCATCTTGTAGTTATAACGATATTCCCATAGGGCCTACTTCTCTCAACAGTCGCTACACCGAAGAGCAACCCGCTTTGAGTGGAAATGGGCGCTTTTTAGCGTTTGTATCTAATCGGAATGGTAATCAGCAACTGCTAGTTTTCGATTTGGAGAGGCAACAGTTTATTGGTACACCGGGCATAAACCGAGCAGAGACAATTGCTGAAAGTCCTAGCTTGAGCTATACCGGGCGTTATATTGCTTATCTTACTAGCGACCAAGGTAGGGCGGTGGTGGCGCTTTACGATCGCGCTACACAACAGTCGCAAATCGTCACACCAACCTATCGCGGCTGGATCAGAAAACCAAATATCAGCCCAGATGGACGTTATGTTGTCTTTGAAAGTGCTAGCCGTGGTCAGTGGGATATTGAAGTCCTAGACCGGGGGCCAAATATTGAGTTAGATATTCCCAACGGTGCAACCGTAGGTTCACCTCCGTAG
- a CDS encoding succinate dehydrogenase/fumarate reductase iron-sulfur subunit yields MEVIFKVIRQQQNSSPVVQTYLVEAEPGNTILDCLNHIKWEQDGTLAFRKNCRNTICGSCAVRINGRSALACKENVGSELARLQQIPSSQSKVNAIPEITIAPLGNMPVIKDLVVDMSSFWNNLEAVAPYVSTAARQVPEREFLQTPQERSRLDQTGNCIMCGACYSECNAREVNPDFVGPHALAKAYRMVADSRDSDTENRLESYNEGTKGVWGCTRCLYCDSVCPMEVAPLEQITKVKQEILTHKEASDSRSIRHRKVLIDLVKEGGWIDERQFGLQVVGNYFRDLKGLLSLAPLGLRMILRGKFPLSFEPSEGTEQVRSLIESVQQEKGLGIRD; encoded by the coding sequence ATGGAAGTTATTTTTAAGGTCATTCGACAGCAACAAAATTCCTCCCCTGTTGTGCAAACCTACCTTGTAGAGGCAGAACCAGGTAATACAATCTTGGATTGTCTGAATCATATTAAGTGGGAGCAAGATGGAACGTTGGCATTTCGCAAAAATTGCCGTAATACCATTTGTGGTAGCTGTGCTGTGCGAATTAATGGGCGTTCGGCTTTAGCTTGCAAGGAAAATGTTGGTAGTGAACTTGCTAGATTACAACAAATACCATCATCCCAAAGTAAAGTAAATGCCATTCCTGAAATCACGATCGCACCTCTCGGCAATATGCCCGTGATTAAAGATTTGGTTGTAGATATGAGCAGTTTCTGGAATAATTTAGAGGCAGTTGCTCCTTATGTCAGTACGGCAGCACGGCAAGTACCAGAAAGAGAGTTTTTGCAAACACCGCAAGAGCGATCGCGCCTCGATCAAACTGGTAACTGTATTATGTGCGGTGCTTGTTATTCTGAATGCAACGCCCGTGAAGTTAATCCAGACTTTGTTGGCCCCCATGCTCTTGCCAAAGCTTACCGGATGGTAGCGGATTCCCGCGATAGCGATACCGAAAATCGTTTAGAAAGCTACAACGAAGGTACTAAAGGCGTATGGGGTTGCACCCGTTGTTTATACTGCGATTCAGTTTGTCCAATGGAAGTTGCACCATTAGAACAAATCACCAAAGTTAAACAAGAAATTCTCACCCACAAAGAAGCTAGCGATAGTCGCTCAATTCGTCACCGGAAAGTATTGATAGATTTAGTTAAAGAAGGTGGTTGGATTGATGAACGTCAATTTGGTTTACAAGTAGTTGGTAATTATTTTCGAGATTTAAAAGGATTACTCAGTCTTGCACCCCTCGGTTTGCGGATGATTCTTCGGGGTAAGTTTCCCCTATCATTTGAACCTTCAGAAGGGACAGAACAAGTGCGATCGCTCATTGAATCTGTGCAACAAGAGAAGGGATTAGGGATTAGGGATTAG